In Rariglobus hedericola, the following proteins share a genomic window:
- the dprA gene encoding DNA-processing protein DprA, translated as MNAGELTERQAFLVLNALPNIGPITLTRLLAELGDDPRAVFAAGAQRLEEVRGVGPAISGTIAGWAEHFDLAREEERMAQADTDFVTQRDGYYPRLLREIDSAPIGLYRKGPYDFSQPSVAIVGSRRTTLYGQSVAKKLGADLARMGFCVVSGLARGIDTAAHEGALSVGGKTAAVLGNGIDIIYPAENLNLYRQIAETGAVLSEFPFTRRADKQSFAMRNRIVAGICDAVVVVESDVAGGSMITARFAGEQGRLIFAVPGRIDQATSAGCHQLIRDGATLLTGVDDILSELNYLDGLRPSAIPEKTTGGTALAASNLTAEEQKVYACFSGGAMVSIDAITGQTGLPTSQLSATLMMLELKRLIVKRADGTFEAR; from the coding sequence ATGAATGCAGGTGAGCTTACCGAACGGCAGGCGTTTTTGGTGTTGAATGCGCTGCCGAATATCGGGCCGATCACGCTGACTCGCTTGCTGGCGGAACTGGGTGATGATCCGCGCGCGGTGTTTGCGGCGGGCGCCCAACGGCTGGAGGAAGTGCGCGGGGTCGGACCGGCGATCAGCGGGACGATTGCGGGTTGGGCCGAGCATTTTGATCTGGCGCGCGAAGAGGAGCGGATGGCGCAGGCCGACACGGATTTTGTGACGCAGCGGGACGGGTATTATCCGCGGTTGTTGCGCGAGATTGATAGTGCGCCCATCGGTTTATATCGAAAGGGGCCTTATGATTTTTCGCAGCCGAGCGTGGCGATTGTCGGCAGCCGGCGGACGACGCTTTACGGTCAAAGCGTGGCCAAAAAGCTGGGTGCGGATCTGGCGCGAATGGGGTTCTGCGTGGTGAGCGGACTGGCGCGCGGCATCGATACGGCGGCGCATGAAGGTGCGTTATCGGTGGGAGGAAAAACGGCGGCGGTGCTGGGTAACGGAATCGACATCATATATCCGGCCGAAAACTTGAATCTTTACCGGCAGATTGCGGAAACGGGAGCGGTGTTGTCGGAGTTCCCGTTTACCCGACGCGCGGACAAGCAATCGTTCGCTATGCGCAATCGCATCGTGGCGGGCATCTGCGATGCGGTCGTCGTGGTAGAGAGTGACGTGGCGGGTGGTTCGATGATCACGGCGCGTTTCGCGGGAGAGCAGGGGCGGTTGATTTTTGCGGTGCCGGGGCGTATCGATCAGGCGACGAGCGCGGGGTGCCATCAATTGATTCGTGATGGGGCGACGTTGCTGACGGGCGTGGACGATATTTTGAGCGAGTTGAACTATCTCGATGGACTGCGACCGTCGGCGATTCCGGAAAAGACCACGGGCGGCACGGCTTTGGCTGCTTCGAATCTTACCGCTGAAGAACAGAAGGTTTACGCGTGTTTCTCGGGTGGTGCGATGGTTTCGATTGATGCGATTACCGGACAAACCGGTCTGCCCACGTCTCAATTATCCGCGACATTGATGATGCTGGAGCTCAAGCGACTCATCGTGAAACGGGCAGATGGAACCTTCGAAGCGCGATAA
- a CDS encoding UDP-glucuronic acid decarboxylase family protein, producing MRILVTGGAGFLGSHLCDRLLKDGNDVICLDNFFTGRKSNIAHLHGRPDFELVRHDVIDPFKFEVDQIYNLACPASPPHYQFNPIKTTKTSVMGAINALGLAKRVRARVFQASTSEVYGDPSVHPQPESYWGNVNPIGKRSCYDEGKRVAETLFFDYHRENKVDIRIVRIFNTYGPRMHPNDGRVVSNFIVQALKGEDITIYGDGLQTRSFCYVDDLIEGFVRLMNQTETVGPINIGNPGEFTMLQLAELTLKLVGGKSKIVYRPLPSDDPKQRRPDITLAQKYLNNWSPNVQLEEGLKRTIAYFKTQV from the coding sequence ATGCGTATTCTCGTGACTGGCGGCGCCGGCTTTTTGGGATCTCATCTCTGCGATCGTCTGCTCAAAGACGGCAACGATGTCATCTGTCTCGATAATTTTTTCACCGGCCGGAAGAGCAACATCGCGCATCTTCACGGGCGCCCCGACTTCGAACTCGTGCGCCACGATGTGATCGATCCCTTCAAGTTCGAGGTGGACCAGATCTACAATCTCGCCTGCCCGGCCTCGCCTCCGCACTACCAGTTCAACCCGATCAAAACCACCAAGACCTCGGTCATGGGTGCGATCAACGCCCTCGGTCTCGCCAAGCGCGTGCGGGCGCGCGTGTTTCAGGCGAGCACCTCGGAAGTTTACGGCGATCCTAGCGTGCATCCGCAGCCCGAAAGCTATTGGGGCAATGTGAACCCGATCGGTAAACGCTCGTGTTACGATGAAGGCAAGCGCGTCGCCGAGACGTTGTTCTTCGATTATCACCGCGAGAACAAAGTCGATATCCGCATCGTCCGTATTTTTAACACCTACGGCCCGCGCATGCATCCGAACGACGGCCGCGTCGTTTCCAACTTCATCGTGCAGGCGCTCAAGGGCGAAGATATCACCATTTACGGCGACGGGTTGCAGACGCGTTCGTTCTGCTACGTGGACGATTTGATCGAGGGCTTCGTGCGCCTGATGAACCAGACCGAGACCGTCGGCCCGATCAACATCGGCAATCCCGGTGAATTCACGATGCTGCAACTGGCCGAGCTCACCCTCAAACTCGTGGGCGGAAAATCGAAGATCGTTTATCGTCCGTTGCCTTCCGACGACCCGAAACAACGCCGCCCCGATATCACGCTCGCGCAAAAATACCTGAACAACTGGTCGCCCAACGTTCAGCTTGAAGAAGGCCTGAAGCGCACCATCGCCTACTTTAAAACACAGGTTTGA
- a CDS encoding anthranilate synthase component II, which yields MLLVIDNYDSFTFNLVQYFGQLGVEQRVFRNDEITPAEALALNPDRVLISPGPCSPVEAGVSLDMIGAFAGKKPILGVCLGHQSIGHYFGGNVVRADRLMHGKTSPILHKDTDVFKGLPQGFAATRYHSLLVERSTFPASLEITAETKEGEVMGLRHRELPIWGVQFHPESIATEGGMKILENFLKLN from the coding sequence GTGCTGCTCGTCATCGACAACTACGATTCGTTCACTTTCAACCTCGTCCAATACTTCGGTCAATTGGGCGTGGAGCAACGCGTGTTTCGCAATGACGAGATCACGCCCGCCGAAGCGCTCGCCCTCAACCCCGACCGCGTGCTCATTTCCCCCGGCCCTTGCTCCCCCGTGGAGGCTGGCGTCTCGCTCGACATGATCGGCGCTTTTGCCGGCAAAAAACCCATCCTCGGCGTCTGCCTCGGCCATCAGTCCATCGGCCACTACTTCGGCGGAAACGTCGTTCGCGCCGACCGTCTGATGCACGGCAAGACATCCCCCATTCTCCATAAGGATACCGACGTCTTCAAAGGCCTGCCTCAGGGTTTTGCCGCCACTCGCTATCACTCCCTGCTCGTCGAGCGCTCCACATTCCCGGCTTCCTTGGAAATCACCGCCGAGACCAAGGAAGGTGAAGTCATGGGCCTGCGCCATCGCGAGCTCCCCATCTGGGGCGTGCAATTCCACCCCGAGTCCATCGCGACCGAGGGCGGCATGAAGATCCTCGAAAACTTTCTCAAACTGAACTGA
- the tgt gene encoding tRNA guanosine(34) transglycosylase Tgt — protein MPDHFQLLKTDTATAARRGRLQTRHGVIETPIFMPVGTQGTVKSLTPAHLREIGSQIILGNTYHLNLRPTSELIKELGGLHAFMGWSGPILTDSGGFQVFSLAKLRKMHDDGVEFQSHLDGKKLFLGPREVMTIQQNLGSDIAMVIDECPPWPCDRDATAEACARSLRWAVKCKEIATDNGFLAAGHHVFAIVQGSTYDDLRREAAESLAALDFPGYAVGGVSVGEPEPEMLKQVGATTPFMPVDKPRYTMGLGTPPQLLKMVALGVDMFDCVLPSRVARNGLVFTPDGPMNLKNEKYRADPRPISEEINNYTTQFSRAYLRHLTVAGEILACTLCTLHNLHFYLDLMAQARAHIEAGDYGTWYRAWVERYETGAAAR, from the coding sequence ATGCCCGACCATTTCCAACTTTTGAAGACCGACACGGCGACCGCAGCCCGACGCGGCCGGTTGCAGACCCGGCACGGTGTGATCGAGACGCCTATCTTCATGCCGGTGGGCACCCAAGGCACGGTCAAGTCTCTCACGCCCGCGCACCTGCGCGAAATCGGGTCTCAGATCATTCTCGGGAATACCTATCACCTCAACCTGCGTCCAACGAGTGAGTTGATCAAAGAGCTGGGCGGCCTCCACGCATTCATGGGCTGGAGCGGACCGATCCTCACGGACAGCGGCGGCTTTCAGGTCTTTTCCTTGGCGAAGCTTCGAAAGATGCACGACGACGGCGTGGAGTTTCAGTCGCACCTGGATGGCAAAAAACTGTTTCTCGGCCCGCGCGAGGTCATGACGATCCAGCAAAATCTCGGCAGCGATATCGCGATGGTGATCGACGAATGTCCGCCTTGGCCTTGCGACCGTGACGCGACGGCCGAGGCCTGCGCGCGTTCTCTGCGTTGGGCGGTGAAGTGCAAGGAGATCGCCACGGACAACGGCTTTCTGGCGGCCGGTCACCATGTCTTCGCGATCGTGCAGGGTTCGACTTACGACGACCTGCGACGCGAAGCGGCCGAGTCGCTCGCGGCCTTGGACTTTCCCGGTTATGCGGTGGGCGGAGTGAGCGTGGGCGAGCCGGAGCCCGAGATGTTGAAACAGGTGGGCGCCACCACGCCGTTCATGCCGGTGGACAAACCGCGCTACACGATGGGCCTCGGGACGCCGCCGCAGTTGCTCAAGATGGTTGCGCTCGGCGTGGACATGTTCGACTGCGTGCTGCCTTCGCGCGTGGCCCGCAACGGCCTCGTCTTCACGCCCGACGGACCGATGAATTTGAAGAACGAAAAGTATCGCGCGGATCCGCGGCCGATCAGCGAGGAGATCAATAACTACACGACGCAGTTTTCCCGCGCTTATCTGCGCCACCTGACCGTCGCCGGCGAGATCCTGGCCTGCACGTTGTGCACGCTGCATAACCTGCATTTCTACCTCGATCTGATGGCGCAGGCCCGCGCGCACATCGAGGCGGGCGATTATGGGACATGGTATCGCGCCTGGGTGGAACGTTACGAAACGGGTGCGGCCGCCCGGTAA
- a CDS encoding NAD(P)H-hydrate dehydratase: MNAAHPILTCAEAKEFEATLFAGNEVAEWAAMQQAGRAVADAILKDFEEICGFPNEGTVLVLAGKGHNAGDAMIAAQRIVERYPLTCVEVVFLLGERTLRPLAQRAWRDLQPTAAKRTAAKMRSYDVVIDGVFGFQFRAPLDESVAKVLHDVNELPVRLRAAVDLPSGLDEADAFRADFTYATGIVKTPLLTLPNAGRLRYLDLGFFQIGGKSVCNLISDKLDRVLTSEVLDPLRGLRASRSDKRTYGHLFIVGGSRGYPGAVLMSVLAALHSGAGLVTAFVPESLVAAFAARAPEAMWVGWPETPEGGLALEGSHLLRARIARATALLIGPGLGREAETMALVKDIVGQSSVPLVIDADALQPDIVAAGTAPRILTPHAGEFARIERAITKEAITIKKDPVTCIHSGTTRYHGFFGGPVLARGGSGDILAGLTGGLLAQAPADLTGAAARAVVWHGMAADHLARTHGQVAVTITQLIDFLPAVLRS, from the coding sequence ATGAACGCCGCGCACCCGATCCTCACCTGCGCTGAAGCGAAAGAATTCGAGGCGACGCTTTTTGCGGGCAACGAAGTGGCGGAGTGGGCTGCGATGCAGCAGGCCGGACGTGCGGTGGCGGACGCGATTCTGAAAGACTTTGAAGAGATCTGTGGGTTTCCCAATGAGGGCACGGTGTTGGTGCTCGCGGGAAAAGGTCACAATGCGGGCGATGCGATGATCGCCGCGCAGCGGATAGTTGAGCGGTATCCGCTGACCTGTGTGGAAGTGGTTTTTTTATTGGGGGAACGCACGCTGCGTCCGCTGGCTCAACGCGCGTGGCGCGATCTTCAGCCGACTGCTGCCAAGCGCACTGCGGCCAAGATGCGCTCCTACGACGTCGTGATTGACGGTGTGTTTGGTTTCCAATTTCGCGCGCCATTGGATGAGTCGGTGGCCAAGGTGCTGCACGATGTAAATGAGCTGCCGGTGCGCCTGCGCGCAGCGGTGGATTTACCGAGCGGACTTGATGAGGCGGATGCCTTCCGTGCCGATTTCACCTATGCGACTGGTATCGTGAAAACACCGCTTCTCACGCTACCCAACGCCGGCCGCCTACGTTACCTCGATCTCGGTTTTTTCCAGATAGGCGGAAAATCCGTTTGTAACTTAATAAGTGACAAACTCGATCGAGTGCTCACGTCCGAGGTGCTCGATCCGTTGCGTGGGTTGAGAGCGTCGCGGTCGGATAAACGCACTTACGGGCATCTTTTTATTGTGGGCGGTTCGCGCGGTTATCCGGGTGCGGTGTTGATGAGCGTGCTGGCGGCTTTGCACAGCGGCGCGGGGTTGGTCACGGCGTTTGTGCCGGAGTCTCTGGTCGCGGCGTTTGCCGCGCGGGCACCCGAGGCCATGTGGGTTGGCTGGCCGGAGACGCCCGAAGGCGGACTCGCACTCGAAGGCAGCCATCTGCTGCGGGCCAGGATCGCACGGGCGACGGCGTTGTTGATCGGTCCGGGACTCGGTCGTGAAGCGGAGACGATGGCTTTGGTGAAAGATATCGTAGGGCAATCATCGGTGCCGTTGGTGATCGATGCGGATGCATTGCAACCGGACATCGTCGCGGCGGGAACCGCTCCGCGTATCTTGACTCCTCATGCCGGGGAGTTCGCGCGCATCGAACGTGCGATCACGAAGGAGGCCATCACGATTAAAAAAGATCCGGTGACGTGTATTCACTCCGGCACGACACGGTATCATGGTTTCTTTGGCGGTCCGGTGCTGGCGAGGGGAGGCAGTGGTGATATCTTGGCAGGGCTTACGGGTGGACTGCTGGCCCAGGCTCCGGCGGATTTGACGGGAGCTGCGGCGCGCGCGGTGGTCTGGCACGGAATGGCGGCTGATCATCTGGCGCGAACGCATGGCCAGGTGGCGGTCACCATCACACAATTAATCGATTTTTTGCCGGCAGTTTTGCGATCATGA
- a CDS encoding pyridoxine 5'-phosphate synthase, which produces MILLGVNIDHCATVRQARYRGYDQTAPGPVEPDPVALAVLAERAGADGITIHLREDRRHIQEHDVWRLKAASKTRINLEMACTPWMIDFALKVKPASVCVVPESREEISTEGGLDVVARRAQVKACVDAMNAAGIITSLFIDADAAQIDLSAELGAPWIELHTGAWANVWHTPRRAEEFARLRDGALRAHAAGVVVNAGHGINYDNVAEIRTLPHVHELNIGHTIISRALTTGIDEAVREMKKRMNPAT; this is translated from the coding sequence ATGATTCTTCTCGGCGTCAATATCGACCACTGTGCCACCGTCCGGCAGGCGCGTTACCGGGGTTATGACCAGACGGCTCCCGGTCCCGTGGAGCCCGATCCTGTTGCGTTGGCCGTGCTGGCCGAACGCGCCGGCGCGGATGGCATCACCATCCACTTGCGCGAGGATCGCCGGCACATTCAGGAGCACGATGTCTGGCGGCTGAAGGCTGCGTCCAAGACACGTATCAACCTCGAGATGGCGTGCACGCCGTGGATGATCGACTTCGCATTGAAAGTGAAACCCGCCTCGGTGTGCGTGGTTCCGGAGAGTCGCGAGGAGATTTCCACCGAGGGTGGTCTGGATGTCGTCGCACGCCGCGCCCAGGTCAAAGCCTGCGTTGATGCGATGAATGCCGCTGGAATTATCACGAGCCTCTTCATCGATGCGGACGCCGCGCAGATTGATTTGAGCGCCGAACTCGGTGCGCCGTGGATTGAGCTGCACACCGGTGCGTGGGCCAATGTCTGGCACACGCCTCGCCGTGCTGAGGAGTTTGCCCGTTTGCGTGACGGCGCGTTGCGCGCACACGCCGCCGGAGTCGTGGTCAATGCGGGGCACGGTATCAATTACGACAACGTGGCGGAGATCCGCACGCTGCCGCACGTTCACGAGCTCAACATCGGCCACACGATCATCAGTCGTGCGTTGACCACGGGTATTGATGAAGCGGTCCGTGAAATGAAAAAGCGCATGAATCCCGCCACATGA
- the ligA gene encoding NAD-dependent DNA ligase LigA has product MIRRWFLTLALLVVLIGLGSQGLSAADSNERLIWLRAEIARHDELYFKKAAPEITDSEYDTLKRELRTLEKTQQPVMGDDRSGDFATQRHRQPMLSLEKAYTAEELRTFINKAERTLRREDVVWVIEPKFDGLAISVTYEGGNLVRAVTRGNGLEGDDVTANVLTITAIPRQLPAGAPAVVEVRGEVFIDYAEFARINVERDAAGEESFAHPRNLAAGTLKSKDPAEVGKRRLSAVFYGLGVWEGAEKPPATQQALHARFKAWGLPGVDKVTVVKEAAVWSAVEEFGRERSRLSYPTDGVVVKIDSRSEQLELGAGEDAPRWAVAYKFAPERVATRLKAITLQVGRTGAITPVAELDPVKIGGTTITRATLHNLEEIKRRDLRVGDFVYVEKAGEIIPAIVGVDLELRGSEVKSYVLPEKCPECGVAFVREGTSVRCANNECGAQVRRRIEYFASPSGVGIGGLGPALIDTLVAKKKLTGVADIYRLRSEDGVSARVLAEIEKSRRVDLARLIGAMGLPGVGKKGATALAVRYRTLDELVQAEELSEESRTLLKDLMAAGVTSSVPGVLEKK; this is encoded by the coding sequence GTGATCAGGCGCTGGTTTCTCACGCTGGCTTTGCTGGTGGTCCTGATAGGATTGGGAAGTCAGGGACTCTCGGCGGCTGACTCGAACGAGCGGTTGATTTGGTTGCGGGCAGAGATCGCGCGGCACGATGAGCTGTATTTTAAGAAGGCGGCACCGGAGATCACTGATTCCGAATACGACACGTTGAAACGTGAATTGCGGACGCTCGAAAAAACGCAGCAACCCGTGATGGGTGATGATCGCAGCGGTGACTTTGCGACGCAGCGCCATCGACAGCCGATGCTCAGTTTGGAGAAGGCCTACACCGCGGAGGAGTTGCGGACGTTCATCAATAAAGCCGAGCGCACACTGCGGCGCGAGGACGTCGTCTGGGTGATCGAGCCTAAGTTTGACGGACTGGCTATCAGCGTGACCTACGAAGGCGGAAACTTGGTGCGCGCGGTGACGCGTGGTAATGGGCTTGAGGGCGATGATGTGACCGCGAATGTGCTGACGATCACGGCAATCCCGCGTCAGTTGCCGGCCGGTGCTCCCGCTGTGGTCGAAGTGCGGGGCGAGGTGTTTATCGATTACGCAGAATTTGCGCGGATCAATGTGGAGCGGGACGCTGCGGGGGAGGAGTCGTTCGCGCATCCGCGGAATCTTGCAGCAGGGACATTAAAATCGAAGGACCCCGCAGAAGTCGGCAAGCGCCGGTTGAGCGCGGTGTTTTATGGTTTGGGTGTGTGGGAAGGAGCGGAGAAACCACCGGCCACGCAGCAGGCCTTGCATGCACGGTTCAAGGCGTGGGGATTGCCGGGAGTTGATAAAGTTACGGTGGTGAAAGAAGCCGCAGTCTGGTCTGCGGTGGAGGAGTTCGGTCGTGAACGATCACGGCTCAGTTATCCGACCGATGGAGTGGTGGTGAAAATCGATTCACGATCAGAGCAACTTGAATTGGGCGCGGGCGAGGATGCGCCGCGTTGGGCGGTTGCCTATAAATTTGCACCCGAGCGGGTCGCGACACGATTGAAGGCGATCACGTTGCAGGTGGGGCGCACGGGAGCGATCACGCCCGTGGCGGAGTTGGATCCGGTGAAGATCGGCGGCACCACGATTACGCGGGCGACGTTGCACAATCTGGAGGAGATCAAGCGACGTGATCTGCGCGTCGGAGATTTTGTCTATGTGGAAAAAGCCGGTGAAATCATTCCGGCAATTGTCGGCGTAGATTTGGAACTTAGAGGCAGTGAGGTGAAGTCGTATGTGTTACCAGAAAAGTGTCCGGAGTGCGGCGTGGCTTTCGTGCGTGAAGGCACGTCGGTGCGATGTGCGAATAATGAGTGCGGGGCGCAGGTGCGGAGACGGATTGAGTATTTTGCTTCTCCATCGGGCGTGGGTATCGGCGGACTGGGGCCGGCGCTGATTGATACGCTCGTGGCGAAAAAGAAACTGACCGGCGTGGCGGATATTTACCGGTTGCGAAGTGAAGACGGCGTGTCGGCGCGCGTGCTGGCTGAGATCGAGAAGAGCCGGCGCGTGGATCTGGCGCGATTGATTGGTGCGATGGGGTTGCCCGGTGTCGGAAAGAAGGGGGCGACGGCGCTTGCGGTTCGTTACCGGACCTTGGATGAATTGGTGCAGGCTGAAGAGTTGAGCGAGGAGTCGCGAACGCTGCTGAAGGACTTGATGGCGGCGGGAGTGACTTCATCGGTGCCGGGCGTGCTGGAGAAAAAATAA
- the nrdR gene encoding transcriptional regulator NrdR has product MRCPKCTSIEDKVIDSRISKEGSSIRRRRECLECSHRYSTTEFIVREGIVVIKRDGRREDFDREKLVRSAQAACQKRPVDAEQISMLIEDVIDALEAQYDTDIPSRAIGDAVMQRLRKIDEVAYVRFASVYKEFRDVSEFMHEINGLDKKVPSHD; this is encoded by the coding sequence ATGCGTTGCCCCAAGTGCACTTCCATCGAGGACAAGGTCATCGACTCCCGCATCAGCAAGGAGGGTAGTTCCATCCGCCGTCGTCGCGAGTGCCTTGAGTGCAGCCATCGCTACAGCACCACCGAGTTCATCGTGCGCGAAGGTATTGTCGTCATCAAACGCGATGGACGCCGCGAGGATTTCGACCGCGAAAAGCTGGTGCGTTCGGCCCAAGCAGCGTGCCAGAAACGCCCCGTCGATGCCGAGCAGATCAGCATGTTGATCGAGGACGTGATCGACGCACTCGAAGCCCAATACGACACCGACATTCCTTCCCGCGCCATCGGCGACGCCGTCATGCAGCGCCTCCGCAAGATCGACGAGGTCGCCTACGTGCGCTTCGCCAGCGTGTATAAGGAATTCCGCGACGTCTCCGAATTCATGCACGAGATAAACGGGCTGGATAAAAAGGTGCCGTCTCACGACTGA
- a CDS encoding histidine triad nucleotide-binding protein gives MSKTLFQRIIDREIPAKIEYEDDRCIVIHDIAPAAPVHLLIIPKSVIPRVGEATDSDEAVLGHLLVTAGIVAKKIGIPKGFRLVINHGPDACETVPHLHVHLLAKRQLTWPPG, from the coding sequence ATGTCGAAGACCCTTTTCCAACGCATCATCGACCGCGAAATCCCCGCCAAAATTGAGTATGAGGACGACCGCTGCATCGTCATCCACGACATCGCCCCCGCCGCACCCGTTCACCTGCTGATCATCCCCAAGTCGGTGATCCCGCGGGTGGGAGAAGCCACAGACTCCGACGAAGCCGTGCTAGGACATCTGCTGGTCACGGCCGGTATCGTGGCAAAAAAAATCGGTATCCCCAAGGGCTTCCGGCTCGTCATCAACCACGGTCCCGATGCCTGCGAAACCGTTCCCCATCTACACGTCCACCTTCTTGCCAAGCGCCAACTCACCTGGCCTCCCGGTTGA
- the acpS gene encoding holo-ACP synthase, producing the protein MLGLGSDLIDVDRIAGVLERQGDRFLNRVFTDEERAYCFSMKYPHKHLAARFAAKEAVSKAFTTGIGAELGWKSISVYHGSRHEPLVRLDEKGEGLLKQVGGTSVLLTLSHTDTAAMAVAAIVKAV; encoded by the coding sequence CTGCTCGGCCTCGGTTCCGATCTTATCGACGTCGATCGCATCGCGGGTGTGTTGGAGCGACAGGGCGACCGGTTTCTCAACCGCGTATTCACCGATGAGGAGCGCGCGTATTGCTTCAGCATGAAGTATCCGCACAAGCACCTCGCGGCGCGTTTTGCCGCGAAGGAAGCCGTGTCCAAGGCGTTCACGACGGGCATCGGTGCGGAGCTTGGGTGGAAGTCGATTTCAGTTTATCACGGCAGCCGCCACGAACCGCTGGTGCGACTCGATGAAAAAGGTGAAGGGCTGCTCAAGCAGGTCGGCGGCACGAGTGTGCTGCTAACGCTTTCGCACACGGACACGGCGGCAATGGCGGTTGCGGCGATCGTGAAAGCGGTCTGA